In Streptomyces sp. NBC_00433, a single genomic region encodes these proteins:
- the cobT gene encoding nicotinate-nucleotide--dimethylbenzimidazole phosphoribosyltransferase, producing the protein MSGIVLDDFGSLVERPDARLRRDSADRWRALVRPAEGLGKAAELADWLAAVQGVVPVRPITAPRVILFAGDHGIAELDVSARKPGTASALAQAAIEGTAPVNVIARRLGVPVDVVDMALDCDPADLPDEVTAYRVRRGSGRIDVEDALTREEAEQAFRTGTELADRHADSDTDLVLLGDLSVGGTTPAAVLIAALCGTDASVVTGRGSGIDDLAWMRKCAAIRDSLRRARPVLGDQLALLATVGGADFAAMTGFLLQAAVRKLPVVLDGVVSAACALLAQRIAFRAPDWWLAGHATGEPGQAKALDRISLDPLLDHGIRLGGGVGALLALPLIQAAAAMSAELPVEEGAEPVEEAVEA; encoded by the coding sequence GTGAGTGGCATCGTGCTGGACGACTTCGGCTCCCTGGTGGAGCGCCCCGACGCAAGGCTGCGTCGGGACTCGGCGGACAGGTGGCGGGCGCTGGTGCGGCCGGCCGAAGGGCTGGGGAAGGCCGCGGAGTTGGCCGACTGGCTGGCCGCCGTGCAGGGGGTGGTCCCGGTGCGGCCCATCACCGCGCCCCGCGTCATCCTCTTCGCCGGCGACCACGGCATCGCCGAACTGGACGTCTCGGCCAGGAAGCCCGGCACGGCGAGTGCCTTGGCCCAGGCCGCGATCGAGGGAACCGCCCCGGTGAACGTGATCGCGCGCCGCCTCGGCGTACCGGTCGACGTCGTCGACATGGCGCTGGACTGCGACCCGGCGGACCTGCCGGACGAGGTGACGGCGTATCGGGTGCGCCGCGGCTCCGGCCGTATCGACGTCGAGGACGCGCTGACCCGCGAGGAGGCCGAGCAGGCCTTCCGTACGGGTACGGAACTCGCCGACCGGCACGCGGACTCCGACACGGACCTGGTGCTGCTGGGTGACCTGAGCGTCGGCGGTACGACCCCGGCCGCCGTGCTGATCGCCGCACTGTGCGGCACGGACGCCTCCGTGGTGACCGGCCGCGGCTCCGGCATCGACGACCTCGCCTGGATGCGCAAGTGCGCCGCGATCCGCGACTCCCTGCGCCGCGCCCGCCCGGTGCTCGGCGACCAGCTCGCCCTGCTGGCCACTGTCGGCGGCGCCGACTTCGCCGCGATGACGGGCTTCCTGCTCCAGGCCGCGGTGCGCAAGCTGCCCGTGGTGCTCGACGGCGTCGTCAGCGCGGCCTGCGCGCTGCTCGCCCAGCGCATCGCCTTTCGCGCACCGGACTGGTGGCTGGCCGGCCACGCCACCGGCGAGCCGGGCCAGGCCAAGGCGCTGGACCGGATCTCCCTGGACCCGCTGCTGGACCACGGCATCCGGCTGGGCGGCGGCGTCGGCGCCCTGCTCGCGCTGCCGCTGATCCAGGCCGCGGCGGCGATGTCCGCCGAGCTTCCCGTCGAAGAGGGAGCGGAGCCCGTCGAGGAGGCGGTGGAGGCCTAG
- a CDS encoding phosphatidylglycerol lysyltransferase domain-containing protein — MGSPRPPRRPAARSAVFTVWYLRAVAALNFLGAVWVSFGADIRRHNAQDYFTPYLLTAGYTSGAIALFLAVTMRRRKRAAWILNLVLAGLFFAALALSMVWPDIHQHAQNWISLALTSAFLTALLAARREFRAKGDPANPWQAAVAAAAGLVLAALVGTGLVAATDSQHGGTFGDSFGYALLRLVSLVPDDSAFMTISTPGWVDVVINVMSTLLFVLVLFVAFRSPRGRELLGAEDEQRLRALLDKYGERDSLGYFALRRDKSVIWSPSGKSAIAYRVLGGVSLASGDPIGDPEAWPGAIDAWLAEARRHAWVPAVMGASEEAGRVYARHGLDALELGDEAIVETAGFTLEGRAMRTVRQAYNRVRRSGCTVRVRRHADIPPGELAALLERADDWRDGQTERGFSMALGRLGDAADGRCVMVECADGNGTPRALLSFVPWGRNGLSLDLMRRDRGSDNGLIEFMVIELVQRAEEVGIEQVSLNFAMFRSVFDRGSRLGAGPVLRLWHSLLTFFSRWWQIESLYRANAKFRPIWEPRYVLFGKTSELPRIGLAGARAEGFLGVPRLPPPLRRRPVERVEEEAR, encoded by the coding sequence ATGGGAAGTCCGCGGCCACCGCGCCGCCCAGCGGCGCGCAGCGCGGTCTTCACGGTCTGGTACCTGCGCGCGGTGGCCGCGCTGAATTTCCTCGGCGCCGTCTGGGTCTCCTTCGGCGCCGACATCAGGCGGCACAATGCGCAGGACTACTTCACCCCGTATCTGCTGACCGCCGGCTACACCTCGGGCGCCATCGCCCTCTTCCTCGCCGTCACCATGCGCCGCCGCAAACGGGCCGCCTGGATCCTGAACCTCGTCCTGGCCGGACTGTTCTTCGCCGCGCTCGCGCTGAGCATGGTGTGGCCCGACATCCACCAGCACGCCCAGAACTGGATCTCGCTCGCCCTGACCAGCGCCTTCCTGACCGCGCTGCTCGCCGCCCGGCGGGAATTCCGCGCCAAGGGCGACCCCGCCAACCCGTGGCAGGCGGCGGTGGCAGCCGCCGCCGGCCTGGTGCTGGCCGCGCTGGTCGGCACCGGCCTGGTCGCGGCGACCGACTCCCAGCACGGCGGCACCTTCGGCGACAGCTTCGGCTACGCCCTGCTGCGGCTGGTCTCCCTGGTCCCCGACGACAGCGCCTTCATGACCATCTCCACCCCCGGCTGGGTGGACGTCGTGATCAATGTGATGAGCACCCTGCTCTTCGTCCTCGTCCTCTTCGTCGCCTTCCGCTCCCCCAGGGGCCGCGAACTGCTGGGCGCGGAGGACGAGCAGCGGCTGCGCGCCCTGCTCGACAAGTACGGCGAGCGCGACTCGCTCGGCTACTTCGCGCTGCGCCGCGACAAGAGCGTCATCTGGTCGCCGAGCGGCAAGTCCGCGATCGCCTACCGCGTGCTGGGCGGCGTCTCCCTCGCCTCCGGCGACCCCATCGGCGACCCCGAGGCCTGGCCCGGCGCCATCGACGCCTGGCTGGCCGAGGCCCGCCGGCACGCCTGGGTGCCGGCCGTCATGGGCGCGAGCGAGGAGGCCGGCAGGGTCTACGCCCGGCACGGCCTGGACGCCCTCGAACTCGGCGACGAGGCGATCGTGGAGACCGCCGGCTTCACCCTCGAAGGGCGCGCGATGCGTACGGTCCGGCAGGCGTACAACCGCGTACGCCGGTCAGGCTGCACGGTACGCGTCCGGCGGCACGCCGACATCCCGCCGGGCGAGCTCGCCGCGCTGCTGGAGCGTGCCGACGACTGGCGCGACGGCCAGACGGAACGCGGCTTCTCGATGGCCCTCGGGCGCCTCGGCGACGCCGCCGACGGGCGGTGCGTGATGGTCGAGTGCGCGGACGGGAACGGTACGCCGCGGGCGCTGCTGAGCTTCGTGCCGTGGGGCCGGAACGGCCTGTCCCTCGACCTGATGCGGCGTGACCGCGGCTCCGACAACGGCCTGATCGAGTTCATGGTCATCGAACTCGTCCAGCGCGCCGAGGAGGTCGGCATCGAGCAGGTCTCGCTGAACTTCGCGATGTTCAGGTCGGTCTTCGACCGCGGCTCCCGGCTCGGCGCCGGACCCGTCCTGCGCCTGTGGCACTCCCTGCTGACGTTCTTCTCACGGTGGTGGCAGATCGAGTCCCTCTACCGCGCCAACGCCAAATTCCGGCCGATCTGGGAGCCGCGCTATGTCCTCTTCGGCAAGACGAGCGAACTCCCCCGCATCGGCCTCGCCGGCGCCCGCGCCGAGGGCTTCCTCGGCGTCCCCCGCCTCCCCCCGCCGCTGCGCCGCCGACCGGTGGAGCGGGTGGAGGAGGAGGCCCGGTGA
- a CDS encoding leucyl aminopeptidase: MTALTLSTSAAAALRADAVVVGVSKAAKGGPRLAPGAESVDAAYDGKLASTLETLGATGAEGELTKLPSPAGVKAAVVVAVGLGDTPEDGAGFDPEALRKAAGTAARALSGAKKAAFALPAADAADVEAVAVGALLGAYAFTAYQADSGKGPLAEIAVVGAKPRDKAHKAAVERATAVAEEVNRARDLVNTPPNDLNPKAFAAAVLAAGKEFGLKVEVLDEKALVKGGYGGIMGVGQGSATPPRLVRVAYAHAKATRTLAFVGKGITYDSGGISLKPPGHNETMKCDMSGAAAVFAAVVAAAKLGLEVNVTGWLALAENMPGGGATRPGDVLRMYSGKTVEVLNTDAEGRLVLADALARASEEAPDAIVDVATLTGAMVLALGDGRFGIMANDDGFRTAVHTAALAEGEDSWPMPLPQQLRKTFDSPTADIANMGVRPGGGLIAGLFLREFVGEGITWAHLDIAGPAFNEGGPFGYTPKGGTGTAVRTLVALARQTADGDLF, encoded by the coding sequence GTGACAGCTCTGACACTCAGTACCTCCGCCGCCGCAGCGCTGCGCGCGGACGCCGTCGTCGTGGGGGTGAGCAAGGCCGCCAAGGGCGGCCCCCGCCTCGCCCCGGGGGCGGAATCGGTGGATGCCGCGTACGACGGCAAGCTCGCCTCGACGCTGGAGACGCTCGGCGCGACCGGCGCCGAGGGCGAGCTGACGAAGCTCCCGTCGCCGGCCGGCGTGAAGGCCGCGGTCGTGGTGGCGGTGGGCTTGGGGGACACGCCCGAGGACGGCGCGGGGTTCGACCCCGAGGCTCTGCGCAAGGCCGCGGGCACCGCGGCCCGCGCGCTGTCAGGGGCCAAGAAGGCGGCGTTCGCGCTGCCCGCGGCGGACGCCGCCGACGTCGAGGCGGTCGCGGTCGGAGCCCTGCTCGGCGCGTACGCGTTCACGGCGTACCAGGCCGACTCGGGCAAGGGCCCGCTCGCCGAGATCGCGGTGGTGGGCGCCAAGCCGCGCGACAAGGCGCACAAGGCGGCGGTGGAGCGGGCGACGGCGGTGGCCGAGGAGGTCAACCGGGCGCGTGACCTGGTGAACACCCCGCCGAACGACCTGAACCCGAAGGCTTTCGCCGCCGCGGTGCTGGCCGCGGGCAAGGAGTTCGGCCTCAAGGTCGAGGTGCTGGACGAGAAGGCGCTGGTCAAGGGCGGCTACGGCGGCATCATGGGGGTCGGCCAGGGCTCGGCGACCCCGCCGCGCCTCGTCCGGGTGGCGTATGCGCACGCGAAGGCGACCAGGACGCTGGCCTTCGTCGGCAAGGGCATCACGTACGACTCGGGCGGCATCTCGCTGAAGCCGCCGGGGCACAACGAGACGATGAAGTGCGACATGAGCGGCGCGGCCGCGGTCTTCGCCGCGGTGGTGGCGGCGGCCAAGCTGGGTCTTGAGGTCAATGTGACCGGCTGGCTGGCGCTGGCCGAGAACATGCCCGGTGGCGGCGCGACGCGTCCCGGTGACGTGCTGCGGATGTACAGCGGCAAGACGGTCGAGGTGCTCAACACCGACGCCGAGGGCCGGCTGGTGCTGGCCGACGCGCTGGCCAGGGCGTCGGAGGAGGCGCCGGACGCGATCGTGGACGTGGCGACGCTGACCGGTGCGATGGTGCTCGCGCTGGGTGACGGCCGGTTCGGCATCATGGCGAACGACGACGGCTTCCGTACCGCCGTGCACACCGCCGCGCTGGCCGAGGGCGAGGACTCCTGGCCGATGCCGCTGCCGCAGCAGCTGCGGAAGACCTTCGACTCCCCGACCGCGGACATCGCGAACATGGGCGTACGCCCGGGTGGCGGTCTGATCGCCGGGCTGTTCCTGCGCGAGTTCGTGGGCGAGGGCATCACCTGGGCGCACCTGGACATCGCGGGCCCGGCCTTCAACGAGGGCGGGCCGTTCGGCTACACCCCCAAGGGCGGCACCGGCACCGCCGTGCGCACCCTGGTGGCGCTGGCCCGGCAGACCGCCGACGGCGACCTGTTCTGA
- a CDS encoding bifunctional adenosylcobinamide kinase/adenosylcobinamide-phosphate guanylyltransferase — translation MEATLLGTAGPEGLPVPDCPCAACALAVGDGARAPASVLVDGVVLLDLTPGVALAAARAGHSLTGLRLVLLSHPHDGPAVEIPAGLPAPTRVPDGQRLTLITGHKVRALAMDAPGTGYAVESPDGLRLLYLPPGCAPAGIGGTDEPPYDLVLLDAIGRPDALARLRAAGAVAGTTDVVAVHIDHDAPPQPELGRRLAAYGARAVPDGTTLVAGDYHAVPDVPRRTLVLGGARSGKSAEAERRLAAFPEVLYVATGGTREGDADWADRVARHRERRPAGWRTLETCDLTPLLADGSGPPLLIDCLALWLTDVLDTEGAWDDDAWHNGAARRVRARADALAAAWRATCRTAVAVSNEVGSGVVPATPAGRRFRDELGRLNAAMAAESDHVLLLIAGLPLPLR, via the coding sequence GTGGAAGCGACTCTCCTCGGCACCGCGGGGCCCGAAGGCCTGCCCGTCCCGGACTGCCCCTGCGCGGCCTGCGCCCTCGCCGTGGGTGACGGCGCCCGCGCCCCGGCTTCCGTCCTGGTCGACGGTGTGGTGCTGCTCGACCTGACGCCGGGCGTGGCCCTGGCGGCGGCCCGCGCCGGGCACAGCCTCACCGGGCTGCGCCTCGTCCTGCTCTCGCACCCGCACGACGGCCCTGCCGTGGAGATCCCGGCCGGGCTGCCCGCGCCCACCCGGGTGCCGGACGGGCAGCGGCTCACCCTGATCACCGGGCACAAGGTACGGGCGCTGGCGATGGACGCGCCCGGTACGGGTTACGCCGTCGAGTCGCCGGACGGCCTGCGGCTGCTGTACCTGCCGCCCGGCTGCGCCCCCGCGGGCATCGGCGGCACGGACGAGCCGCCGTACGACCTGGTGCTGCTCGACGCGATCGGGCGGCCCGACGCGCTCGCCCGGCTGCGGGCGGCCGGCGCCGTGGCCGGCACGACCGACGTGGTCGCCGTCCACATCGACCACGACGCGCCGCCGCAGCCCGAGCTGGGCCGGCGGCTGGCCGCATACGGCGCCAGGGCCGTGCCGGACGGTACGACGCTGGTCGCCGGCGACTACCACGCCGTGCCCGATGTGCCGCGCCGCACCCTGGTGCTGGGCGGCGCCCGCTCCGGCAAGTCCGCCGAGGCGGAGCGCCGCCTCGCGGCCTTCCCCGAGGTCCTCTACGTCGCCACCGGCGGCACCCGCGAGGGCGACGCCGACTGGGCCGACCGCGTCGCCCGGCACCGCGAACGCCGCCCGGCCGGCTGGCGCACCCTGGAGACCTGCGACCTCACCCCGCTCCTCGCGGACGGCTCCGGCCCCCCGCTCCTCATCGACTGCCTCGCGCTGTGGCTCACCGACGTCCTCGACACGGAGGGGGCGTGGGACGACGACGCCTGGCACAACGGCGCCGCCCGCCGCGTACGCGCCCGTGCGGACGCGCTGGCCGCGGCATGGCGTGCGACCTGTCGCACCGCCGTGGCGGTCTCCAACGAAGTCGGCTCGGGCGTGGTCCCCGCCACCCCCGCGGGTCGTCGCTTCCGCGACGAGTTGGGCCGACTCAACGCCGCGATGGCCGCCGAGTCCGACCACGTCCTCCTCCTGATCGCCGGCCTCCCCCTCCCCCTCCGCTGA
- a CDS encoding adenosylcobinamide-GDP ribazoletransferase codes for MDKLPSASAGDALRFAFGTLTVLPARLTRWDRAAARGGMLAAPLVGVVIGLAAATCGGLLVALGAGPLLAAVGAVAVPAVLTRGLHLDGLADTADGLGSGKEADDALRVMKQSDIGPFGVVVLVFVLLAQTASVAACYGHGWLYGGAAALIAAVSARVALLAACRRGIPAARPGGLGAAVAGAVPPSLALTATVLCTPLAAAAGLGFGGLTWLRCGAAALAAVGTGEALLRRCVHRFGGVTGDVFGAITESATTAALLTVALR; via the coding sequence ATGGACAAGCTCCCCTCGGCCTCGGCCGGTGACGCGCTGCGGTTCGCCTTCGGCACCCTCACCGTGCTGCCCGCGCGGCTCACCCGGTGGGACCGGGCCGCCGCCCGGGGCGGCATGCTCGCCGCGCCGCTCGTCGGGGTGGTCATAGGACTGGCCGCCGCCACGTGCGGCGGCCTGCTCGTCGCGCTCGGCGCCGGACCACTGCTCGCCGCGGTCGGCGCCGTGGCGGTGCCCGCGGTGCTCACCCGGGGCCTGCACCTGGACGGGCTCGCCGACACCGCGGACGGCCTCGGCTCGGGCAAGGAGGCGGACGACGCCCTGCGCGTCATGAAGCAGTCGGACATCGGGCCGTTCGGCGTCGTCGTCCTGGTCTTCGTCCTCCTCGCCCAGACCGCCTCGGTCGCGGCCTGCTACGGGCACGGTTGGCTGTACGGCGGCGCCGCCGCCCTGATCGCGGCGGTGTCCGCACGGGTGGCGCTGCTCGCCGCATGCCGGCGCGGCATCCCGGCCGCCAGGCCGGGCGGTCTCGGCGCGGCCGTCGCCGGCGCGGTACCACCGTCTCTGGCCCTCACCGCCACCGTCCTGTGCACACCGCTCGCCGCGGCCGCCGGCCTCGGCTTCGGCGGTCTGACGTGGCTGCGCTGCGGTGCCGCGGCCCTGGCCGCGGTGGGAACGGGCGAGGCGTTGCTGCGACGCTGCGTCCACCGCTTCGGCGGGGTGACAGGAGACGTCTTCGGCGCGATCACCGAGTCAGCGACAACGGCCGCACTCCTCACTGTGGCCTTGCGCTGA